The following coding sequences are from one Ficedula albicollis isolate OC2 chromosome 14, FicAlb1.5, whole genome shotgun sequence window:
- the METRN gene encoding meteorin, translating to MVGGTSSPRQGPKHRPKAPDSEQRAGARQEGLPHAGDMGGQGGHAASSVLSGTKQPPDCPPPPRLPSRRVPPPEPRERGAVPHSGLSQEAGSVEQLSLHCAEGSLEWLYPTGALRLRLAPRLPPTTHWLARPALPAASPSAEGACRPCNDTEILMAICTSDFVIRGSIRSVSNDAELQESIIGVSATRIHRQKFPLFRAGGDRKSGGLQPFVPF from the exons ATGGTCGGCGGGACCTCCAGCCCGCGGCAGGGCCCGAAGCATCGCCCGAAGGCGCCGGACTCTGAACAAAGAGCCGGGGCCCGCCAGGAGGGGCTGCCCCACGcgggggacatggggggacagGGGGGCCACGCAGCCAGCAGCGTCCTGTCGGGGACAAAGCAGCCCCCCGACTGTCCCCCTCCCCCCAGGCTGCCGTCCAGGCGCGTCCCCCCACCAGAGCCGCGGGAAAGAg GCGCTGTGCCCCACAGCGGGCTGTCACAGGAGGCTGGCAGCGTggagcagctgtccctgcactgtGCCGAGGGCTCGCTGGAATGGCTGTACCCCACGGGCGCCCTTCGCCTCCGCCTGGCCCCCCGCCTGCCCCCcacca cccactggcTGGCCCGGCCGGCGCTGCCCGCCGCCAGCCCCAGCGCTGAAG GTGCGTGCCGGCCGTGCAATGACACCGAGATCCTGATGGCCATTTGCACTAGTGACTTTG TGATCCGCGGCAGCATCCGCAGCGTCTCCAACGACGCCGAGCTGCAGGAATCCATCATCGGGGTGAGCGCCACCCGCATCCACCGGCAGAAATTCCCGCTCTTCCGGGCGGGcggagatcggaagagcgg